The Capsicum annuum cultivar Jeju mitochondrion, complete genome genome has a window encoding:
- the orf301 gene encoding hypothetical protein: MWNSSDQLEHAPSKKTGVESALKHHSDIKKSESEFQDQDSTSTLSTGQSNHVEAAMGKSKTVLQNLTAHPGWGGILDVQAESGTKASLSGESATNTLPQPQVHHDHPTACLSYPWADTYFGRLVATYGSNAIIYPQMVGVTSTRVALPLECTESLPIYVNAKQYSAILKRRQVRAKRQAQNKLVKNRKPYLHESRHRHAMKRARGSGGRFLNTKNMQQSKPSSPKHDRNIFNRQAGGNISSYMVQHSESGSWGTSTQSGSDVTSIFNGDDMFQQPEFRVSGFPFHMGATMQEAEDFMHVGT; encoded by the coding sequence ATGTGGAACTCCAGTGACCAACTAGAACATGCTCCCTCTAAGAAGACTGGAGTGGAATCTGCATTGAAACATCACTCCGATATCAAGAAATCAGAATCCGAGTTCCAAGATCAGGATTCAACTTCTACTCTGTCAACTGGTCAATCTAATCATGTGGAGGCCGCAATGGGAAAAAGCAAGACCGTTCTGCAAAATTTGACAGCTCATCCAGGTTGGGGTGGAATTTTAGATGTGCAAGCAGAGAGTGGAACAAAGGCATCCCTATCAGGCGAAAGTGCCACCAACACTCTTCCTCAGCCGCAAGTGCATCATGATCATCCAACGGCTTGCCTATCCTACCCTTGGGCTGACACTTACTTTGGAAGGCTCGTAGCTACTTATGGATCAAATGCCATCATTTATCCTCAAATGGTGGGTGTCACCTCCACAAGAGTTGCACTTCCTCTTGAATGCACAGAGAGCTTGCCCATTTATGTGAATGCGAAACAATACAGTGCTATCCTCAAAAGGCGACAGGTCCGTGCCAAGCGTCAGGCTCAAAATAAGCTTGTCAAAAACAGAAAGCCATATCTTCACGAGTCTCGACATCGTCACGCAATGAAGAGAGCCAGGGGTTCTGGAGGGCGCTTTTTGAACACAAAGAATATGCAGCAATCCAAGCCTTCATCTCCAAAGCACGATAGAAATATCTTTAATCGTCAGGCAGGTGGCAACATATCTAGTTACATGGTTCAGCACTCAGAGAGTGGTAGTTGGGGGACTTCCACCCAATCTGGTTCTGATGTGACAAGCATCTTCAATGGCGATGACATGTTCCAGCAGCCAGAGTTCAGAGTCTCTGGCTTCCCTTTTCACATGGGTGCTACCATGCAGGAAGCTGAAGACTTCATGCATGTTGGAACCTGA